Genomic segment of Hydra vulgaris chromosome 11, alternate assembly HydraT2T_AEP:
GTCGAGGTACCATATGTTGGTATCAATGTCACTATTTGTTTTTGATCCCTTTTGAATGTTCGGAGCGCGTCTGTAACAATGGTGATCCACCTCACTGTTTTGGGATTCAACTCTAGTTTGTGAACCTTGTTATCTTGGCCCTGATGTTATTTGCCGTACGGTCCTCTGGAAAAGacttcatacatacatacataaatacatacatacataaatacatacatacatacatacatacatacatacatacatacatacatacatacatacatacatacatacatacatacatacatacatacatacatacatacatacatacatacatacatacatacatacatacatacatacatacatacatacatacatacatacatacatacatacatacatacatacataaatacatacatacatacatacatacatacatacatacatacatacatacatacatacatacatacatacatacatacatacatacatacatacatacatacatacatacatacatacatacatacatacatacatacatacatacatacataaatacatacatacatacatacatacatacatacatacatacatacatacatacatacatacatacatacatacatacatacatacatacataaatacatacatacatacatacatacatacatacatacatacatacatacatacatacatacatacatacatacatacatacatacatacatacatacatacatacatacatacatacatacatacatacatacatacatacatacatacatacatacatacatacatacatacatacttatttttataggaAGGATTTAAAATAGTcataattaaagtattaaaataaagactttaaaatagtcataaaaaaatttaaaaaatatagacaaaactattttacatattttaaagaaatgttgtGAAAAAAAAGCACGAGATACCTGATTGCCCGACTAGCGAGTAGTTCCGAAATACGGGTAACAAAAGCGGGTAGCGaattaaataaaacagtaaataaattaaaaaaatttttttttgcttacttttatatttaagagATAATAgtacaatgtttaaaaaaaaactgttacgAATTGAGTATTAATTCTACCTATTTCatataagtattaatttttaGCTAATTGAGATTTATTACTTACATGGAGTAAGCGGaattaatacgtttttttaaaaaatcccgTAGAAGTACCCGAAAATTGGGTAATAAAATTACTCGATAATCGGATATATCGGATAATGAAATTACCCAATAATTTATTGGGTAATTTCATTACCCGATATATCCGATTATCGAGTAATTTTATTACCCGATTTTCGAGTAATAAAATTACTCGATAATCGGATAATCGATAAATTATTGGGTAATGAAATTACCCAATAATTTAACGATACTCGATACTCGGATTATCGATACTCGATACTCAAATTATCGATACTCGATAATCGGATAATCAATAAATTATTGGGTAATGAAATTACCCAATAATTTATTGGGTAATTTCATTACCCGATATATCCGATTACCGAGTAATTTTATTACCCGATTTTCGGGTACTTTTACGGGTAATTTTATTACCCGATTTTTGCGTAAAGAAATCGGGTAATTTTGTTACCTGAGTTTTGAGTACTTCTACGGGTAATATTTGGGTAGTATAAATTGGGTAATACTCGACCCGAAGGCTTGGATATCGGGTaactaaagttattaaaattaccCGTCTACGGGTACCCGTGGGTATTCGGGTCGGGTTTTCGCACCCAAATTGTATGAAATTATGTTGCCAACGTTAATCATCTATGACAGAAATcctaagtataatttttattttctagtaaCTTAACAACCAAATAAGACATTTTTGCAGCGACGATACTAGCAGTTATTccattagtttttaatatatatatatatatatatatatatatatatatatatatatatatatatatatatatatatatatatatatatatatatatatatatatatatatatatacagttgacTCTTGAGATCTCGAACTCTCAGGGGACCGATATTGAGAGGAATTCGTCTCAAACGAGTGTGTAAGGGAACGGAGGAAGGGaaaaaaagttcgagatatcgagagtcaactgtatatatatatatatatatatatatatatatatatatatatatatatatatatatatatatatatatatatatatatatatatatatatatatataattattatttttcgtCTCTTAAAAATTGGAgcgatttttcttttttatttcagatctttttaactattttctattttcaaatctttttttttttaacttttaaatttcctTAACAACGCAGAGTTTCTTTCCTCTTTTTTcacttttgttttgatttagttttcaactttttgtttatcttttttatttcttgctttttttttcttaactcttgtcttttttattttatttatttttatttactttcattAACCTTTCCAAAACTTTCATTAACCTTTCCAAAACtttcatttacttttattttattttttatgtaacttatttataaaagtcGTTATAAAAACGGGTCCGTCATTCCGGAAGTCTCTGCACTGCTGTTCTAAGTTCTCTAAAGTGTGTTTGCTAACGATTTTGGcaatttgtaaagttttaaaaattaactttaagtGTTTTAGCGACATTTCTTGTAGTTAGAGCCGGCTCGTAGCGTGTGCAAAGTGCGAAACACACAGGCGCAGCATTGAAAAGgtgcaaaattaaaattctgcttagaaataaaatatctagGTCTTTCTTGATCTatgaataaaaatgcaaaaagtacTAATTCCATTTCAATGGACTTCATAATACATTCAAGCTATGTATAATATTTTCTCTGCGACTACAAAGCGTTGGCAAAGCGTTTGAATCAAAATGTTGCAAATTAATAGTAAAGTCATTAAGTACTACCAGATGGGAAAGTCATGTAAAGGCTGTTCGTGCTCTAAAATTTGgatcaaaagaaatttattgtgCATTGAAAGAAGTTGTAAACATTGAAAAAGATTCTATTACTAGATTAACTGCTGAATCACTTGCATCAAAACTAGATaactttgaatttatatatGGTGTTGTGGTTTAACAATATGTATTAACTGAAATTAATTGTACTAGCAAACTTTTACAATCTCAAACTGCATACGTGAAGACTGCTGCAAATGCATTAAAGAAAactatcaatttttttgttactaaacACACTGAAGATtcttacaaaatatatatttcaaaagccAAAATTCTAGCTAATGATGCAAATTTGACTGACGAATTCAGTTCTATTTCACGTGAAAGagcaagaaaaagaaaaagattttttgatgatGAACCTTTTGAAGAAGATGGTGATATACAACCAaaccaaaaattcaaaaagcagTTTTTTGATGTTGTCTTTAAAATAGCTAAAGAATCGATAAATGAACAATTTGAAAGCTTTTCAAGTACAATAGAACCGTTCGAGTTTTTGTATGATATCAAAGATATTGATAAAATAGGAGAAGAAGACATAATTAATAAGTGCAGATTACTAGAAAAAGTATTGACTCATAGTGAATCAAAAGATGTGTACTCAGAGGATTTGTTTCTGGAACTTAATTTGTTATCAAGGAAATAAGATGGGAAAAAATCACCGGAATCTGTGCTTAAATGAATCTATGATAGTCAGCTTGAAGAACTGATTACTAATGTTTGTATTTGTCTACGAATATTATTAACACTTCAAGTAACAGTGAGTACAAGGGAACGTagtttttccaaattaaaattaataaaaaactatttacaatcAATAATGGGCCAGGAACGTTTAAATGGTTTATCAATAATTTCCATTGAAAACATCATTGCTGAATCTGTATATATCGATACTCTAAgattaaattttgcaaaatctAAAGTTAGACGTGTTCTtttttctaactaaaaatatgtttaaaatcaataatattgttaagaaagttatttaatttgtagtatatattgttttatgatttaaaaaaaaaaaaacttttttcgcGAGCAAGCTTGCTctgaatttaaatctaaaagGCGCCTAATCTATTCTTGCACACATAAAATATGTTTCACGAGCCGACTCTGCTTGTTGTACGTAAAgttataattagttataaaacatcaaaaacacattgtactaaataatttttctttttcttttttgtgatattttggTCTAATTTGTATTAGTCTGGACGTTACGTGTAATTTTTTCTTGGAAATGAAGTGGATattacaaaaactaattaaatagtttaaggTTGATGTCttgaatgagaaaaactttACGTGACTTTCTAAAAGTGCTTAAAGGGTCAAATTTGGGCCCTTATTTGGTACTGATGACGTCACGCTGATGATAAACACTGCTTCCCCAATGGGTTGTGCattcaataaattttcttttaactcaTAAGGTGCTTCTATTCCAGAACAAATATTTACCAAAGAATCTCTTTGCTCAAAAGGATCCCAATTTGTTATTAGTATCAAAGCTCTCTCTACACATCCgttgttcaaatattttctTGATGGTTTTAGATCTTTTGGTGTTTGTTTTTTGGTTGTGATTcacatgttattttttaaaattgaaatacatTTTGAAACAGCATGACTTGTAAGTACCCAACGTTGAATGGTTCCTTCAGACGTACTGTAACCTTTTATTCCCCCTGAGCATTTCTGATCCGGATTAATAGTTTGTTCAATGGATTGGTCAGATGGAACTTTGATAAACGTACCACTCGTTCTTCGTTCGGAAAAGTTTCCATCCCTGTTTTTAAAcagataataaattataaagatttaatttgaagctatttttaaaactaaaacttctTGAAATCcgaacaaaatattttggagTACTCTGTGCCCGATATACTAGCTATGAGTCGAGAGATGCCAGTTCTACTTACAGCGTTTTCGTTTAACATGTTTGCTGCATTTTCCGTTACGCATTTTATACGTATTTCACATCCGTTCCTATCTTTACTAGTCTTTTTGCGATAGCAAATGCAACATTCTTCATCCGCAATAATTTTTCATGAAACAAGggaattattttaactttgaagTAGtacataaaacaataaaaaaaacgtaaaaactgAGGGTAATTTTCTTAGCTTTGCATTTCCCACCCAagggttttttaatttaaatgagatATCTCTTTTCGAGCTGAGATTCTGCGCTCAGATAATGCATAAGAATGCATTATTCGCGACTACACTCTCGTTGACTTTTTCTACTCTATTTTTCCGATGTTGTagattgtttaatatttttatattcacatACGTATCGTAACATCTTTAATGAAACAAGCGAGTTGTTGGGCACGTATAAGGTAGaatgtttatgattttaaagtCATTTCGAATTtgactaaagtaaaaaaaaatattattatcaaatccatgctaattattaattaaatgaagaaataaaGCGCATTTTCAGTAGGTCCACgcagtttgttatttttatgacCAACTTCTCCTCGATGAATGCAagcattattattttcttttttaggaacTAGATAAAAATGCTGCGATTTTTTGCTATTCgtcattatataatttaatattaataaataagtataaataaaacacatttttttagtaaacagtttttgaaaaatatacatttCTTTTCGTAAACAAAGAACGggaacaaattttcttttttagatttattaaatttaaagtattttataattttaatacaatgttAAAAggcaataataaacaaatttgtttttaaataaggtttATGAAACTTTAATTACATAGATTTAAGTAATCATATTTAAAAcacttaattttacaaattgttaaccctcttttaataatttgtgaaaactaaattaatgcTTTGCGGTATTcgatttataaacaacatgACGGATATTATATACTtgaaatttattcaataaatggCATCTATTTTTGTCTCTAACTAAAGTTATAAGCAGTTTTCAAGTGGCACgtaaagatttttaaactttttaagttatatGGCACAAGTCTATACAAAAACTAGAATGTCCACtcaaaatgtttagttttcattttttttttacatgaagcGACCAGACTATTTAGACCATCATCAgacttaaaatacaaatttaaaaaaccgttacaaaatcaaaaatcataaaGAAGTCATTACAAAGACGAcgtcaataaaaattgtttcatttttttaatgattttcttaaATTGTGGTCTCCAACTATTTGAAGCAACTTTTATCCTGTTATCCCTGTTAAGCTGTACCGGGATTGTTTAAACTCCTGAGATGTTTGCGCGTAGTTAATTTCAAGCAGCTCCCTTATTTTCCTTTCATGATAGTTATTTATAGATTAAGTTTTTGGGTGCAGCCAGTCGAATATCTTATGGCATCATTTGCAATGCTTCGATCAATCAATAGATTCTGAATTGCATGATTTTACAATTCAAGGATGtttacaaaaagtataattacTAATGATGCATAAACAcctaataataatgaataataacattagaataaaataataacaactcgTTAAATCATAacgttaatataataataacattaataagaactatgataataaaaatggtattaataaaaataaaggtaataacaataataacaatgataattaaaacaatGGTATACTTAAGTATATGTATACAGGGCCGTACCGAGCCAATTTTTTGCTTCGGGCAAGAAAAGAAACTTGCGCCTGCCCCcccaccccccccccccccctcaaaaaaaaaaaaaaaaagaaagaagaagaaaattaaacgaaaaaatgatttattgatCACAAAATTTATCACATCAAGTTATAAGTAAAACTTGTCATTAAGGTTGCACAAACTTTAGTTCAATGTCACTTTTCTGGCTTTTCTTGAGGCAAATTCACTAATGGCATCATCAATATCAATGTTGTTTGCCACTTCATTTTCAATTGAAATTATAGCCAAACTAGGCAAACATTTTTGGCCCATTGCTGACCTCATATAGTTTTTTATGAGCTTAAGTTTACTGAAACTTCTCTCACACGTAGCAACTTTGACTGGTATAACGAGGAAGATGCGAATAGCAATTGCGGTGTTGGGATAAGCATCGGTCAAAGAGTATTTATGAATGACCTGCAAAATGTCGATCGGGCTAGATTTTACAAAGTTGTCCATCATTGCAGCAGCTTGATATTTAAAGCTTGCCATTTCTGACTGGAAATCGGAATAATCTAAATCTGCCTTCTTAATTTGAGATAAATTATTAGCTTTTTTCTTGAGTTCATCCACTGAACTTTTAGAGAGTGAATGCCCACCGAGGAAGTCAAAATCAGAAGATACAGCAGACATAACCTCAAACCGCCActcaatttgtttaataatactGTCAAACACAAGGTTGCACTGAGATCCGAATTCTGTTTCTGAGTGAGAAGGTGAGAGTCATCTTCAGCTTCATAAAGTACTATCCGCTTCACTTTGCGCTTCATCTTGATTGGAAAGCCACCATCAACTCCGTTCTGGTTAGCTTTTTCTGTGGCATCTTTGATAATGTTGTTCACCCCAACTTCTCGAATATTCTGAATGGAAGCCTTcaatcctttcttttttttttgcagcaatGTCAATTGATATGGTTTTTGACTGAAGCTGTTTGTTTTCCCGGCCAATTTTCCCGGAGAAAGAATTTGACACCAGAAATCCcacaaatacaaaaaactagAATCAATTTCAATGAGAAGTTCTTTTGCACTGTTAGCTGTGACAGCATTTGTCAAGGGATTGTGAATAATGGATTccaaaacttgaagaacgttttTGATTTGTCTGTGCAATGTTGTGATTGCTTCTTTTTTTGCAGACTATCTTGTGTCACTGTTTCCATTTAATGAGATGGTCAacgtttttattagtttttcccATCTTGACGTGGagcttgaaaaaaagttaaagatggCTTGAACCTTTCCAAAAAACGTAATCATGAGTGGGGAAACCTCAGCAGCATGAAAACCAACAAGATTTATAGTGTGAGCTACGCATGAAACAAATCTTGCTGAATCATTAAAAGAATGGATGTGAGCTTTGACGCCATTGTATTTTCCAGATGTATTGACTCCATTGTCATGGAAATCGGAAATGTTCAGACCACCCTTCTccaatttttcatttatctcTGTAGCAAGACCTTTTCCGCTTTTTTGGTAAGATTCAATGAAGTTCATAAAGCTTTCCTTAATTGTGCAGGTTTCATCACTGATGTGGACATACCTGATGATCTGAGTCATCTGCTCTTTTTGGGAGGCGTCTAGAGTGCAGTCAAACAGAACAGAGTAGTATTTAGCTTCTTTGATGTTTGACAAAATTACGTTCCTGACTTTCTGCCCAAGTAACTCAATAAGCTCATTTTGAATTCGAGGAGAAAAGTAGGATGTTGtggttttttttgctttaacggACGCAATGTGTTCAGCCACTAAAAGATAATCAACTCAATTAGGCTCAGAAAAATGCTACTGCTTTGTTGACCAATGTCTTCTGTTGTTCCCTGAAGGGCAAGATTGTTCTTGGCACAGAACAAAATTGCATCAAGAATCACCTTCAAGATGTCTCTCCACTTTTTCATCTCTCCACTGATAACTCTCTGCAGATCAGGAATTcttgagtttaattttttccagTCACAAAACCCTTTAGAAATTTCTGAGAAAGTGTTggtttttgttgttgaaaataacaaacagcaaaaacaaaataaagaatcttTTTTGTTGCTGTACTGCAACCAagtgaaaacaaatttttcaccaTTGGGTTGAATTTTTTCATTCCATTTTGAGCTGAAGTGTCGCATTCTGTTGTCAAAATCGCACAGCGTGCTTGGAAAAAATTCTCTTCTGTCTTGCCCTGGCCCATGCTCAATCAAAAAGCATCTAGATTTATCCGTTATTTTAGGCCATATCGCTGGATCTCTGTGTAGAAAATTTTCTTCCGAGGCCACTGGATTTTCTGAGATTTCTAAATGAAGTTCATCCCAGTCCATTTCAGCTGGACCTCAAAGCTGGGCATTTCCATCTTCCCTTGTTGGTTCTGAATCAGTTGCGCAAAATTCTTCTTGACTGATGAAAATCTCCTATTCAATTAATTTCAAATGATGATCTAAATTTAAGTCAATTATAGGATCTGTTGAATTGTCATTAACTTCAATACAAATatccttaaaataatttgtttttccacTGAGTTTGTTACCAACCACTTTTTGAAACAGTTTTGTAGTTTCTCGTCGTTTTCTTGGCactgttttcttttcttcttaaattcagcaccaaataaattttttggttcGATTCATAATAGAATCataatgttcaaaagttatcaAAGATATGTTAGTGTTAAAGAGCGCTCTTTTGTTCAGTAAGTGAGCTATAATATTTAGGAGTTTGTGTCAAGAAgcagaattttaattaattttcttatcaACAGCAGCGACGCCATGAAAATTTGTTTCATGaactgattattattttatgatttattaaaatttgcgCCCTCCCAATTTTGGCGCCTCAGGCCGCGGCCCGGCCGGCCTTGCCCTTGGTACGACTCTGTATTTATACTTATACAcgcacacatacatacataaataaatacattcataagtaaatacatgcatacataaacacatacatacatacatgtatgttACACATAcgcttatatatatacacataaacacACATACAtctacacacatacacacatacaaacatatatatatatatatatatatatatatatatatatatatatatatatatatatatatatatatatatatatatacacacatacgcATATACAcgtatacatacacacatacatatacacgcacatacacacacatattaACATAcaacacacatacatacacatatacacacatacgcATACATAAACCCACACATGCATACGCACATACACATTCAATTATTGTACAAGGACGAAAAAAAAGCTGCACACAAGTgtaaagattctttaaaaaaaaaattataaaataaataaaatatacaagagagtatttttaataagactATTAACAGTGATATATTgcttttattgatgttattattcTAGTAGCTATccaaatagtgtttttttaatttattgagaaAATTATATCAAGAAATTgagttttcagttttaaaagaatGAGGGAGATTGTTCCAAGTATTGGTGCACTGATGTGTAATTGATTCGCTGCCAAACTTTATTGTCCTAGTATGTTCTACAAAGATATTGTTGCAGAAAGAGGATCTTAGGAAAGAGAGAATGTTTGTTATATACTTGAAGGAAAAAGTTCATGAAGGAAATCGGAAGTTTATCATGAAGATAATCCCATAcaagtaaacaattttaaaaagtaatattgttGTTCAGTCTaagaatttttgataatttatacaGCAGAGAAATATTGTCGAATAGGAAATTTTGAAAGTGAATAATTTTAAGGGCTTTGTTTTGAAGTGAAACTAGCTGGTTTTACGGGACTTTTTTTTACTCCAAATCTGACACGCACACCTAAGGTGCAATCCAAATATGGCATGATAAATACTCATAAGTGTTTCAAAATTTACGAAATATCTGATCTTGGCTAACACTCCAACTGATCGACTTAGCTTAGTCTGTAAGTAAGTTTGACGGTACTTAAAAGAAAGACTCTCATCCAGCCAAACTCCAAGGTACTTCACAGTTTTTGacaaagttaatatttttccattaaTGTTAAAAGTGCATTGCTCtttgttttttgtagtttttggttttaaagaCAACTATTTTTTGTAGCGTTTagtgaaattttatttgctgTAAGCCAATTAATAACAGAAAATATGGCCTCATTAGTTTTTAACTCCATTTTTTCAAGCGAATCTTCAACAATTAACAggttagtgtcatcagcaaaatggtaTGTTAATACATTATTAATGCAGGTGTTTAGTTTGTTGATGTATACAAGGAAAAGCAGAGGCTCCAATATTGACCCTTGAGGGACTCCCgaaattaaagttttagttaATGAAGATGTTTCCTTAACTGTAACATTTTGAAGTCTGTTATTTAAGTAggatttaaaccatttaagTGGAATTTCACGTACACCATAGTATTCTGATTAGGCAAGAAGAATTTCGTGATTTACTGTGTCGAATGTTTTTTGCAGGTCGAGGAAAACACCCCAAAcaatcttatttttatcaaggGCATTTCTTAAAGTTTCTGTAAAATCCATTAGTGCATGTGTAGAAGAAAGGTTACGTCTAAATCTGTATTGCAATTTATGAAAGCAGTTAAAGGTATCAAAAAAGTTGTACAGTCTTTTGTGcattgctttttcaaatatttttccgATGTTGTATAACAAAGAAATAGGTCTGTAACTAGATGGTTCAAGCTTTAACCCATTTTTGTGAATTGGAATAGTGCTAGCAATCTTAAAAACGTCAggaaaagtttcttttttaaatgaattattaacCATTTTAGATATGATTTTTGAAGATCGTTTAAGAATTGAAGTCGGAAGACTATTAGAACCAATACTTTTCCTATCAATCATTGctgaaataattgtttaaattcttCTATTGTTACAGGTGAAAGGAAAAATGAGTTAAAGTTTGGGATTTAAGAAAAtcgttaaatttattaattgaagattcaattttttcagaaatattcactgatatatataaaaaataatcattaaataaattagtaatagtTCTATTATcgatttttaagttgttattgATCATAAGTTTAATAGACTGCTTTTGCGTGAAACTGTTGTTAATGTTAATCATTTCTCTAATTCCTTTCCATGTATTTTTCATATTGtgtaaattgttttgaaagaaatttgaataaaagtttttttacttatttttaataaattactgattt
This window contains:
- the LOC136086827 gene encoding uncharacterized protein LOC136086827, whose product is MDWDELHLEISENPVASEENFLHRDPAIWPKITDKSRCFLIEHGPGQDRREFFPSTLCDFDNRMRHFSSKWNEKIQPNGEKFVFTWLQYSNKKDSLFCFCCLLFSTTKTNTFSEISKGFCDWKKLNSRIPDLQRVISGEMKKWRDILKVILDAILFCAKNNLALQGTTEDIGQQSMAEHIASVKAKKTTTSYFSPRIQNELIELLGQKVRNVILSNIKEAKYYSVLFDCTLDASQKEQMTQIIRYVHISDETCTIKESFMNFIESYQKSGKGLATEINEKLEKGGLNISDFHDNGVNTSGKYNGVKAHIHSFNDSARFVSCVAHTINLVGFHAAEVSPLMITFFGKVQAIFNFFSSSTSRWEKLIKTLTISLNGNSDTR